A part of Aegilops tauschii subsp. strangulata cultivar AL8/78 chromosome 2, Aet v6.0, whole genome shotgun sequence genomic DNA contains:
- the LOC109768054 gene encoding uncharacterized protein has product MRVSSRQQQLARPEIPSWGRRRPRKALAAPPAEKPAADDDMSEGIASPDTPLAFSEGDDHDEAAAAEDEAKASAQDKVSRQATRSAPARLPPPIRAAGRWLLSLLPNARLTREYGQGC; this is encoded by the exons ATGCGGGTCAGCAGCCGCCAGCAGCAGCTGGCGCGGCCGGAGATCCCCTCGTGGGGCCGACGCCGGCCGAGGAAGGCCCTGGCGGCACCGCCGGCCGAGAAGCCCGCGGCCGATGACGATATGAGCGAGGGCATCGCCAGCCCGGACACCCCGCTCGCCTTCTCCGAGGGCGACGACCacgacgaggcggcggcggcggaggacgaGGCCAAGGCCAGCGCGCAGGACAAGGTGAGCCGCCAGGCCACGAGATCAGCGCCCGCCCGCCTCCCTCCGCCAATTAGGGCCGCGGGGAGGTGGCTGCTCTCACTCCTGCCTAACGCTCGCCTCACGCGCGAATATGGACAAG GTTGTTAG
- the LOC109768053 gene encoding uncharacterized protein, whose protein sequence is MWQDEAISNADTAHQLEVAHQLQVAHVARRGVSTTINSGAQTSTAGTSEHTEGVFHELVTYTTTNNAESVSELAIVAAMMTSTPVRTGTTNTRTDETAANTEVNDETDDKTQGEEEEGQSEIMPPQPPYVGQRFGSFEDAKQYYQRYALFHGFEVNTEYHRK, encoded by the exons ATGTGGCAAGACGAG GCCATCAGTAATGCAGATACAGCACACCAACTTGAAGTGGCACACCAACTGCAAGTAGCACATGTGGCAAGACGAG GAGTTTCGACTACAATCAACAGTGGTGCACAGACATCTACTGCGGGTACCTCAGAGCACACGGAAGGGGTGTTCCACGAGCTAGTCACCTATACTACCACAAACAATGCAGAATCAGTGTCAGAACTGGCAATCGTTGCAGCAATGATGACAAGCACGCCTGTGCGCACCGGCACAACCAACACTCGAACAGATGAAACAGCCGCCAATACTGAAGTGAATGATGAAACTGATGATAAAAcacaaggggaagaagaagagggacaATCAGAAATCATGCCACCTCAACCACCTTATGTTGGACAGAGATTTGGTTCATTTGAAGATGCCAAGCAATACTATCAGAGATATGCGTTGTTCCACGGATTTGAGGTGAACACGGAATACCATAGGAAATAA